One window from the genome of Salvia splendens isolate huo1 chromosome 9, SspV2, whole genome shotgun sequence encodes:
- the LOC121747216 gene encoding calmodulin-binding protein 60 A-like isoform X1 has protein sequence MYKYFQDQSHLLLVVANFVEMDSDEFENGGSSEQLGQALDQTVKRILEKQIKPMMLTMVRQQVRSMVVTIFQQEIGPVVEDLIRRVVKEVLQEHVEVRPSNGGTRNDLPEERSLQLKFVYDQVSDTVTGQELKGINNECLKLALVDSDGNIVTCGSGSDAKAEILLLDDNGDGGEDNISLENFERRIIQTGEKKKPHFAKSVYKSLKEGIADLNDLKLGHDKDRIKKYSCRLGARIMQNLDRTTVLEAWTAPFTVIDKHDKYNDKHPCPSLSSEVWRLEGIGRNGKPCDRLKNESIKTVQDFLFWFHVNPEKLQKKILCVGDCKWKTIVSHAQKCNIDCKRMFSHKSSTEPQTCVIYDAVGKLKGSIVESHFVPIDDMPSDEKDRARELLRYVLEEPSAFVERYASSLEDEGSLLKKFPYRSLQHSGLTVSEDMNGNHTSSSQSIIAANNSYACGPSGSLGSIEMGELSNSCAFPTDLHTSDYETPLCFENNSSPINMLVSGNDKLLASPCMQHTAEMGGGSSSGRSNASFQSARGQWADEELSYPALLSPGQVLADFNSHNAHGWLWFEEELPHCPGSPSSDPTLYHAADVETHNARAHEDETCGADLPKGLKKLSRIWSSFSKLMSGDAGPSCKKGRVD, from the exons ATGTATAAATACTTCCAAGATCAAAGCCATTTGTTGTTAGTAGTTGCCAATTTTGTGGAGATGGATAGTGATGAATTCGAAAATGGTGGTTCATCAGAGCAGCTTGGGCAAGCTCTTGATCAAACCGTTAAAAG GATACTGGAGAAACAGATTAAACCTATGATGTTAACAATGGTTAGACAACAAGTAAGGTCAATGGTTGTCACTATCTTTCAACAAGAGATAGGGCCAGTTGTTGAGGATCTAATTCGTAGAGTG GTAAAAGAGGTTCTTCAAGAGCATGTTGAAGTGAGGCCTTCGAATGGAGGGACGCG GAATGACTTGCCAGAGGAAAGGAGTTTACAGCTGAAGTTCGTATATGATCAAGTATCCGACACTGTGACAGGCCAAGAGCTTAAAGGGATAAACAACGAATGCCTGAAGTTGGCTCTGGTTGATTCCGATGGGAATATCGTGACCTGTGGCAGTGGCTCTGATGCAAAGGCGGAGATACTACTTCTTGACGACAACGGCGATGGTGGTGAAGATAACATAAGTCTTGAAAATTTCGAGAGGCGCATCATTCAAACGGGAGAAAAGAAGAAGCCTCACTTTGCTAAAAGTGTCTATAAATCTCTCAAGGAAGGCATTGCAGATTTGAATGATCTCAAACTGGGACATGACAAAGACCGGATTAAGAAGTACAGCTGCAGGCTTGGGGCGAGGATCATGCAGAACCTTGACAGAACCACAGTGCTAGAGGCATGGACCGCACCATTTACGGTCATAGATAAGCATGACAAAT ACAATGACAAACATCCCTGTCCATCTCTTTCTTCTGAGGTCTGGAGATTGGAGGGAATCGGCAGGAATGGCAAGCCATGTGATCGCCTGAAAAACGAAAGCATCAAGACCGTGCAAGATTTTCTCTTTTGGTTCCATGTTAATCCTGAGAAGCTCCAAAAAAAA ATATTATGTGTTGGTGACTGCAAATGGAAGACGATAGTTAGTCATGCTCAGAAATGCAACATTGATTGTAAAAGGATGTTTTCTCACAAATCTTCAACCGAACCTCAAACCTGTGTTATTTACGATGCTGTGGGAAAACTCAAGGGTAGTATCGTCGAGTCCCACTTTGTTCCAATTGATGATATGCCTTCTGATGAAAAG GATCGTGCACGTGAGTTACTCAGATATGTGTTAGAGGAACCGTCTGCATTTGTAGAACGATACGCCTCCTCCTTGGAAGACGAAGGGTCCCTTTTAAAGAAGTTTCCTTACAGATCATTGCAGCACAGTGGTCTCACTGTTTCTGAAGATATGAATGGAAATCATACTTCATCGTCTCAGAGCATCATCGCTGCTAATAACTCGTATGCTTGTGGGCCTTCCGGCTCTCTTGGATCAATAGAAATGGGAGAGCTATCCAACTCTTGCGCCTTTCCTACTGATCTTCATACATCAG ATTACGAGACTCCATTATGTTTCGAGAACAATTCTTCACCAATAAATATGCTGGTATCCGGAAACGACAAG TTGCTAGCATCTCCGTGTATGCAGCACACGGCCGAGATGGGTGGAGGGTCGAGCAGTGGACGCTCAAACGCCTCGTTTCAAAGTGCAAGGGGGCAGTGGGCTGACGAAGAGCTCTCCTATCCTGCCCTTCTCAGCCCAGGCCAAGTGCTTGCCGATTTCAACAGTCACAACGCTCATGGTTGGCTGTGGTTTGAAGAGGAGCTCCCCCACTGTCCTGGCTCTCCCAGCTCAGACCCCACGCTTTATCATGCTGCTGACGTTGAAACTCATAACGCCCGTGCACATGAAGACGAGACGTGTGGGGCTGATCTGCCAAAGGGGTTGAAGAAATTGTCCAGGATATGGTCCTCATTTAGCAAGTTGATGTCCGGAGACGCTGGTCCTAGCTGCAAGAAAGGGAGAGTTGATTAA
- the LOC121747216 gene encoding calmodulin-binding protein 60 A-like isoform X3: protein MYKYFQDQSHLLLVVANFVEMDSDEFENGGSSEQLGQALDQTVKRILEKQIKPMMLTMVRQQVRSMVVTIFQQEIGPVVEDLIRRVVKEVLQEHVEVRPSNGGTRNDLPEERSLQLKFVYDQVSDTVTGQELKGINNECLKLALVDSDGNIVTCGSGSDAKAEILLLDDNGDGGEDNISLENFERRIIQTGEKKKPHFAKSVYKSLKEGIADLNDLKLGHDKDRIKKYSCRLGARIMQNLDRTTVLEAWTAPFTVIDKHDKYNDKHPCPSLSSEVWRLEGIGRNGKPCDRLKNESIKTVQDFLFWFHVNPEKLQKKILCVGDCKWKTIVSHAQKCNIDCKRMFSHKSSTEPQTCVIYDAVGKLKGSIVESHFVPIDDMPSDEKDRARELLRYVLEEPSAFVERYASSLEDEGSLLKKFPYRSLQHSGLTVSEDMNGNHTSSSQSIIAANNSYACGPSGSLGSIEMGELSNSCAFPTDLHTSDYETPLCFENNSSPINMLVSGNDKLMSSC, encoded by the exons ATGTATAAATACTTCCAAGATCAAAGCCATTTGTTGTTAGTAGTTGCCAATTTTGTGGAGATGGATAGTGATGAATTCGAAAATGGTGGTTCATCAGAGCAGCTTGGGCAAGCTCTTGATCAAACCGTTAAAAG GATACTGGAGAAACAGATTAAACCTATGATGTTAACAATGGTTAGACAACAAGTAAGGTCAATGGTTGTCACTATCTTTCAACAAGAGATAGGGCCAGTTGTTGAGGATCTAATTCGTAGAGTG GTAAAAGAGGTTCTTCAAGAGCATGTTGAAGTGAGGCCTTCGAATGGAGGGACGCG GAATGACTTGCCAGAGGAAAGGAGTTTACAGCTGAAGTTCGTATATGATCAAGTATCCGACACTGTGACAGGCCAAGAGCTTAAAGGGATAAACAACGAATGCCTGAAGTTGGCTCTGGTTGATTCCGATGGGAATATCGTGACCTGTGGCAGTGGCTCTGATGCAAAGGCGGAGATACTACTTCTTGACGACAACGGCGATGGTGGTGAAGATAACATAAGTCTTGAAAATTTCGAGAGGCGCATCATTCAAACGGGAGAAAAGAAGAAGCCTCACTTTGCTAAAAGTGTCTATAAATCTCTCAAGGAAGGCATTGCAGATTTGAATGATCTCAAACTGGGACATGACAAAGACCGGATTAAGAAGTACAGCTGCAGGCTTGGGGCGAGGATCATGCAGAACCTTGACAGAACCACAGTGCTAGAGGCATGGACCGCACCATTTACGGTCATAGATAAGCATGACAAAT ACAATGACAAACATCCCTGTCCATCTCTTTCTTCTGAGGTCTGGAGATTGGAGGGAATCGGCAGGAATGGCAAGCCATGTGATCGCCTGAAAAACGAAAGCATCAAGACCGTGCAAGATTTTCTCTTTTGGTTCCATGTTAATCCTGAGAAGCTCCAAAAAAAA ATATTATGTGTTGGTGACTGCAAATGGAAGACGATAGTTAGTCATGCTCAGAAATGCAACATTGATTGTAAAAGGATGTTTTCTCACAAATCTTCAACCGAACCTCAAACCTGTGTTATTTACGATGCTGTGGGAAAACTCAAGGGTAGTATCGTCGAGTCCCACTTTGTTCCAATTGATGATATGCCTTCTGATGAAAAG GATCGTGCACGTGAGTTACTCAGATATGTGTTAGAGGAACCGTCTGCATTTGTAGAACGATACGCCTCCTCCTTGGAAGACGAAGGGTCCCTTTTAAAGAAGTTTCCTTACAGATCATTGCAGCACAGTGGTCTCACTGTTTCTGAAGATATGAATGGAAATCATACTTCATCGTCTCAGAGCATCATCGCTGCTAATAACTCGTATGCTTGTGGGCCTTCCGGCTCTCTTGGATCAATAGAAATGGGAGAGCTATCCAACTCTTGCGCCTTTCCTACTGATCTTCATACATCAG ATTACGAGACTCCATTATGTTTCGAGAACAATTCTTCACCAATAAATATGCTGGTATCCGGAAACGACAAG TTGATGAGCAGTTGCTAG
- the LOC121748494 gene encoding calmodulin-binding protein 60 B-like, whose translation MEDQYMKIVEEELELAKRRIDARMKSSCPKDASMMKVEFRNRIVRMILTGEEIKGEGEVPIEVALVDDVTGDVVVDEPEATAKVEFYLLNVCGAEELIVPQGEGKLPILAGNVPLQLHRGVAKINNLKIRNYATKIKPPVFKLGARVVGASVRVKEAKTEAFTLKDFRIKYFKKHKNPSLSDEVSRLVFIRRGGKINGRLQDNNIHTVEDFLIRLLIDPQSLKSIVKTQAKKWKAIVNNAQACLVSERVYCYIDPKQKTGVVFNILGGVQGLCSGSHYYSQTSTLSEKHKVDAEKLLASAYQNWNEVKAFDDQNSLQQHLDERTEMVGEDVGSMDDEIDVVYDAAMQSPHDWPWSPSLFEGLRSESNGDEPRMVVGSGNSPRMWRKVVCVSKWLSLRRRVALLHLTPTPKKQRIV comes from the exons ATGGAAGatcaatatatgaaaatt GTGGAAGAGGAATTGGAGCTTGCCAAAAGAAGGATAGATGCCAGAATGAAGAGTAG CTGTCCGAAAGATGCGAGCATGATGAAGGTGGAGTTTAGGAACAGGATTGTTCGAATGATCTTGACCGGAGAGGAGATcaaaggagaaggagaagttcCTATTGAGGTTGCTCTtgttgatgatgtgacaggagatGTTGTAGTTGATGAACCAGAGGCCACTGCGAAAGTCGAATTCTATCTTCTCAATGTTTGTGGAGCTGAAGAATTGATAGTCCCTCAAGGGGAAGGTAAACTGCCTATTCTTGCAGGTAATGTACCTCTGCAGCTACACAGAGGAGTTGCTAAAATCAACAACCTCAAGATCAGAAACTACGCCACCAAGATTAAGCCACCGGTTTTCAAGCTAGGCGCGAGGGTTGTTGGTGCTTCTGTTCGTGTCAAGGAAGCCAAGACAGAGGCCTTCACCCTCAAAGATTTTCGCATCAAAT ATTTCAAGAAGCACAAGAATCCATCTCTATCTGATGAAGTATCGCGATTGGTGTTTATTCGCAGAGGTGGTAAGATCAACGGACGCCTTCAAGACAACAATATCCACACCGTGGAGGATTTTCTGATTCGACTTCTCATAGATCCACAAAGCCTCAAGAGT ATTGTGAAGACCCAAGCAAAGAAGTGGAAGGCCATTGTCAACAATGCTCAAGCCTGCCTAGTCAGCGAAAGGGTGTACTGTTACATAGACCCGAAGCAGAAGACAGGTGTAGTCTTCAACATTCTAGGAGGCGTGCAAGGATTATGTTCGGGCAGCCACTACTACTCTCAGACAAGCACGCTGTCTGAAAAACATAAG GTTGATGCTGAGAAACTGTTAGCCTCTGCTTACCAAAACTGGAACGAGGTGAAGGCCTTCGATGATCAGAATTCTCTCCAGCAGCATTTAGATGAGAGAACTGAAATGGTGGGGGAAGATGTTGGATCCATGGATGATGAAATAGACGTTGTGTATGATGCTGCGATGCAAAGCCCTCACGACTGGCCCTGGAGTCCGAGCCTCTTTGAAGGCTTGAGGAGCGAGTCTAATGGTGATGAGCCTCGGATGGTTGTTGGTAGTGGCAATTCACCAAGAATGTGGAGAAAAGTGGTGTGTGTATCCAAATGGTTGTCTCTGAGGAGAAGAGTGGCCTTGTTGCATCTCACCCCGACTCCAAAGAAGCAGAGGATCGTTTAA
- the LOC121747216 gene encoding calmodulin-binding protein 60 A-like isoform X2, which produces MYKYFQDQSHLLLVVANFVEMDSDEFENGGSSEQLGQALDQTVKRILEKQIKPMMLTMVRQQVRSMVVTIFQQEIGPVVEDLIRRVVKEVLQEHVEVRPSNGGTRNDLPEERSLQLKFVYDQVSDTVTGQELKGINNECLKLALVDSDGNIVTCGSGSDAKAEILLLDDNGDGGEDNISLENFERRIIQTGEKKKPHFAKSVYKSLKEGIADLNDLKLGHDKDRIKKYSCRLGARIMQNLDRTTVLEAWTAPFTVIDKHDKYNDKHPCPSLSSEVWRLEGIGRNGKPCDRLKNESIKTVQDFLFWFHVNPEKLQKKILCVGDCKWKTIVSHAQKCNIDCKRMFSHKSSTEPQTCVIYDAVGKLKGSIVESHFVPIDDMPSDEKDRARELLRYVLEEPSAFVERYASSLEDEGSLLKKFPYRSLQHSGLTVSEDMNGNHTSSSQSIIAANNSYACGPSGSLGSIEMGELSNSCAFPTDLHTSDYETPLCFENNSSPINMLVSGNDKHTAEMGGGSSSGRSNASFQSARGQWADEELSYPALLSPGQVLADFNSHNAHGWLWFEEELPHCPGSPSSDPTLYHAADVETHNARAHEDETCGADLPKGLKKLSRIWSSFSKLMSGDAGPSCKKGRVD; this is translated from the exons ATGTATAAATACTTCCAAGATCAAAGCCATTTGTTGTTAGTAGTTGCCAATTTTGTGGAGATGGATAGTGATGAATTCGAAAATGGTGGTTCATCAGAGCAGCTTGGGCAAGCTCTTGATCAAACCGTTAAAAG GATACTGGAGAAACAGATTAAACCTATGATGTTAACAATGGTTAGACAACAAGTAAGGTCAATGGTTGTCACTATCTTTCAACAAGAGATAGGGCCAGTTGTTGAGGATCTAATTCGTAGAGTG GTAAAAGAGGTTCTTCAAGAGCATGTTGAAGTGAGGCCTTCGAATGGAGGGACGCG GAATGACTTGCCAGAGGAAAGGAGTTTACAGCTGAAGTTCGTATATGATCAAGTATCCGACACTGTGACAGGCCAAGAGCTTAAAGGGATAAACAACGAATGCCTGAAGTTGGCTCTGGTTGATTCCGATGGGAATATCGTGACCTGTGGCAGTGGCTCTGATGCAAAGGCGGAGATACTACTTCTTGACGACAACGGCGATGGTGGTGAAGATAACATAAGTCTTGAAAATTTCGAGAGGCGCATCATTCAAACGGGAGAAAAGAAGAAGCCTCACTTTGCTAAAAGTGTCTATAAATCTCTCAAGGAAGGCATTGCAGATTTGAATGATCTCAAACTGGGACATGACAAAGACCGGATTAAGAAGTACAGCTGCAGGCTTGGGGCGAGGATCATGCAGAACCTTGACAGAACCACAGTGCTAGAGGCATGGACCGCACCATTTACGGTCATAGATAAGCATGACAAAT ACAATGACAAACATCCCTGTCCATCTCTTTCTTCTGAGGTCTGGAGATTGGAGGGAATCGGCAGGAATGGCAAGCCATGTGATCGCCTGAAAAACGAAAGCATCAAGACCGTGCAAGATTTTCTCTTTTGGTTCCATGTTAATCCTGAGAAGCTCCAAAAAAAA ATATTATGTGTTGGTGACTGCAAATGGAAGACGATAGTTAGTCATGCTCAGAAATGCAACATTGATTGTAAAAGGATGTTTTCTCACAAATCTTCAACCGAACCTCAAACCTGTGTTATTTACGATGCTGTGGGAAAACTCAAGGGTAGTATCGTCGAGTCCCACTTTGTTCCAATTGATGATATGCCTTCTGATGAAAAG GATCGTGCACGTGAGTTACTCAGATATGTGTTAGAGGAACCGTCTGCATTTGTAGAACGATACGCCTCCTCCTTGGAAGACGAAGGGTCCCTTTTAAAGAAGTTTCCTTACAGATCATTGCAGCACAGTGGTCTCACTGTTTCTGAAGATATGAATGGAAATCATACTTCATCGTCTCAGAGCATCATCGCTGCTAATAACTCGTATGCTTGTGGGCCTTCCGGCTCTCTTGGATCAATAGAAATGGGAGAGCTATCCAACTCTTGCGCCTTTCCTACTGATCTTCATACATCAG ATTACGAGACTCCATTATGTTTCGAGAACAATTCTTCACCAATAAATATGCTGGTATCCGGAAACGACAAG CACACGGCCGAGATGGGTGGAGGGTCGAGCAGTGGACGCTCAAACGCCTCGTTTCAAAGTGCAAGGGGGCAGTGGGCTGACGAAGAGCTCTCCTATCCTGCCCTTCTCAGCCCAGGCCAAGTGCTTGCCGATTTCAACAGTCACAACGCTCATGGTTGGCTGTGGTTTGAAGAGGAGCTCCCCCACTGTCCTGGCTCTCCCAGCTCAGACCCCACGCTTTATCATGCTGCTGACGTTGAAACTCATAACGCCCGTGCACATGAAGACGAGACGTGTGGGGCTGATCTGCCAAAGGGGTTGAAGAAATTGTCCAGGATATGGTCCTCATTTAGCAAGTTGATGTCCGGAGACGCTGGTCCTAGCTGCAAGAAAGGGAGAGTTGATTAA